In one window of Qipengyuania profundimaris DNA:
- a CDS encoding tryptophan halogenase family protein, which translates to MSAPTPPRVVVLGGGSAGWITACLLHHEWGARGGSVTVVESPEIGIIGVGEGSTPQLKAFFDHLGIEESEWMAACDATYKLGIRFTGWSERPGFESYFHPFPAPTDLHSEPGFLHNCMLARRGVDVPAHPADWFIAETLADARKAPQPNENFPFPPSYGYHFDAHKLGAFLRDWAVKLGVRHKPVRVDEVEFAADGNVAALLCEGGECIEGDIFVDCSGFRSLIAQQALGAEFIPFTENLFNDRAVVMPTKHGEKLKPQTDAIAMSNGWRWSIPLTSRVGNGYVYSSKYISEEDAEAELRKAIGMEHDGETRVLQMRVGRVRESWTRNCLAAGLSQGFIEPLEATALHIVIVTALDFARAFESGVFTAQNREAFNRRIADKYEGIRDYIVAHYRLNQRSDTQYWRDNAANHALSANLKDMMSAWFTHEDIGQLNARQHGGHPHYANMSWHCLFAGYGTFPPAAKMQAPPPGLAVADVEQTHAMLAACARNFPDYAPV; encoded by the coding sequence GTGAGCGCTCCCACCCCTCCCCGCGTCGTCGTCCTCGGCGGCGGCAGCGCCGGCTGGATTACCGCCTGCCTGCTCCATCACGAATGGGGGGCACGCGGTGGATCGGTGACCGTTGTCGAAAGCCCCGAGATCGGCATCATAGGTGTAGGTGAGGGATCGACGCCACAGCTCAAAGCCTTCTTCGACCATCTCGGCATCGAGGAGTCCGAATGGATGGCGGCCTGCGATGCGACATACAAGCTTGGCATCCGCTTCACCGGCTGGAGCGAGCGGCCCGGTTTCGAGAGCTATTTCCACCCCTTCCCTGCGCCGACAGACCTGCACAGCGAGCCGGGCTTCCTGCACAATTGCATGCTGGCCCGCCGGGGGGTCGACGTACCGGCCCATCCCGCCGACTGGTTCATCGCCGAGACACTGGCAGACGCGCGGAAAGCACCGCAGCCCAACGAGAATTTTCCGTTCCCGCCAAGCTACGGCTACCACTTCGACGCTCACAAGCTTGGCGCATTCCTGCGCGACTGGGCTGTAAAGCTGGGTGTAAGGCACAAGCCTGTTCGTGTAGACGAAGTAGAGTTTGCTGCAGACGGCAATGTAGCTGCCTTGCTCTGCGAAGGCGGTGAATGCATCGAAGGGGACATCTTCGTCGATTGTTCTGGTTTCCGCTCGCTGATCGCGCAGCAGGCGCTCGGCGCCGAGTTCATTCCCTTTACTGAGAACCTCTTCAACGATCGCGCCGTCGTCATGCCGACGAAGCATGGCGAAAAACTCAAACCGCAAACCGATGCCATCGCGATGAGCAATGGCTGGCGCTGGTCGATCCCGCTGACCAGCCGGGTCGGCAATGGCTACGTCTATTCTTCGAAATACATCTCCGAAGAAGACGCCGAGGCCGAATTGCGAAAAGCCATCGGCATGGAGCACGACGGTGAGACACGTGTGCTACAGATGCGCGTGGGGCGAGTGAGGGAAAGCTGGACGAGGAACTGCCTCGCCGCCGGCCTCTCGCAAGGCTTTATCGAACCGCTTGAGGCGACCGCGCTGCACATCGTTATCGTGACCGCGCTCGACTTTGCACGCGCTTTCGAAAGCGGCGTGTTCACCGCGCAAAATCGCGAGGCATTCAACCGCCGCATCGCCGACAAATACGAGGGCATTCGCGACTATATCGTGGCGCATTACCGCCTCAACCAGCGCAGCGACACGCAATACTGGCGCGACAATGCGGCCAACCACGCTCTGTCGGCCAATCTCAAGGACATGATGTCGGCCTGGTTCACGCATGAGGACATCGGCCAACTGAACGCGCGCCAGCATGGCGGCCATCCGCACTACGCGAACATGAGCTGGCACTGCCTTTTCGCTGGCTACGGCACCTTCCCGCCTGCAGCCAAGATGCAGGCTCCGCCGCCCGGTCTCGCCGTGGCCGATGTGGAGCAGACCCACGCCATGCTGGCCGCATGCGCACGCAACTTTCCCGATTACGCACCGGTCTGA
- a CDS encoding alpha-amylase family glycosyl hydrolase — translation MQADAASEAMPWWKGAAIYQIYPRSFQDSNGDGIGDLPGITRRLPYVASLGVDAIWISPFFVSPMRDFGYDVADYCDVDPIFGTLTDFDALVTRAHELGLKVLIDQVYSHTSDEHPWFAQSRSDRTNPKNDWYVWADAKPDGSPPSNWQSVFGGPAWTWDARRGQYYLHNFLSSQPQLNLHNPETQLAILDVMRFWLDRGVDGFRIDALNFAMHDPQLRDNPPAPATDKPRTRPFDFQLKTYNQSHADIPAFIERIRALTDSYDGIFTVAEVGGDEAEREMKAFTQGETHLNSAYGFNFLYAEKLTPGAICAALAQWPDEEGIGWPSWAFENHDAPRAISRWWSETNRDAAARMKALLLASLRGNIILYYGEELGLSQVDIPFEQLHDPEAIANWPLTLSRDGARTPMPWSTSEANSGFSDGEPWLPVGEDNAAKSVAVQDEDESSLLNHTRAMLALRNANPALHHGSVERCETQGDIFVIERFADGQHIRCLFNLGSKPVSVPQDLARGSVLAAVNSATPDELPPYGAMVIEL, via the coding sequence ATGCAGGCCGATGCCGCCAGCGAAGCGATGCCATGGTGGAAAGGCGCGGCGATCTACCAGATCTATCCGCGCAGCTTCCAGGATTCGAACGGCGACGGAATCGGCGATTTGCCGGGAATAACCCGGCGGCTTCCCTATGTGGCCTCGCTCGGCGTGGATGCGATCTGGATTTCGCCGTTCTTCGTCTCGCCGATGAGAGATTTCGGTTACGACGTCGCCGATTATTGCGATGTCGATCCGATCTTCGGCACGCTCACCGATTTCGATGCGCTGGTCACCCGCGCTCACGAACTCGGCCTCAAGGTCCTCATCGATCAGGTTTATTCGCACACTTCGGACGAACATCCGTGGTTTGCGCAAAGTCGCTCGGACAGAACCAATCCGAAGAACGATTGGTATGTCTGGGCCGACGCAAAGCCCGACGGGTCGCCTCCGTCGAACTGGCAATCCGTGTTCGGGGGTCCCGCGTGGACGTGGGACGCTCGGCGCGGCCAATATTATCTGCACAACTTCCTGAGCAGCCAGCCTCAGCTGAACCTGCACAATCCGGAAACGCAGCTGGCAATCCTCGACGTCATGCGCTTCTGGCTTGACCGCGGCGTGGACGGGTTCCGTATCGATGCGCTCAACTTCGCGATGCACGACCCGCAATTGCGCGACAATCCGCCCGCACCTGCCACCGACAAACCGCGCACGCGCCCGTTCGACTTCCAGCTCAAGACCTACAACCAGAGCCACGCGGATATACCCGCCTTCATCGAACGCATTCGCGCGTTGACCGACAGCTACGACGGCATCTTCACCGTCGCCGAAGTCGGCGGAGACGAGGCGGAGCGCGAGATGAAGGCCTTCACCCAAGGCGAGACGCACCTCAACTCCGCCTATGGCTTCAACTTCCTCTACGCCGAGAAGCTAACACCGGGCGCGATCTGCGCCGCGCTGGCGCAATGGCCGGACGAAGAGGGGATAGGCTGGCCGAGCTGGGCCTTCGAGAACCACGATGCGCCGCGCGCGATCAGCCGCTGGTGGAGCGAGACCAACCGCGATGCTGCAGCGCGAATGAAGGCGCTGCTGCTCGCTTCGCTGCGCGGTAACATCATTCTATATTACGGCGAGGAGCTCGGCCTTTCGCAGGTCGATATCCCCTTCGAGCAGTTGCACGATCCTGAGGCGATCGCCAATTGGCCGCTGACGCTGAGCCGCGACGGCGCGCGGACCCCGATGCCTTGGAGCACTAGCGAAGCGAATTCGGGCTTCTCAGATGGCGAGCCTTGGCTGCCTGTTGGCGAGGACAACGCCGCGAAATCGGTGGCCGTTCAGGACGAAGACGAAAGTTCCTTGCTCAACCATACCCGCGCCATGCTCGCGCTGCGCAACGCCAATCCGGCGCTGCATCACGGGTCGGTCGAGCGGTGCGAAACGCAGGGTGACATCTTCGTGATCGAGCGGTTCGCCGATGGGCAGCACATCCGCTGCCTGTTCAATCTCGGGAGCAAACCGGTCTCCGTGCCGCAGGACCTCGCGCGGGGCAGCGTCCTCGCTGCAGTCAACTCCGCCACCCCCGACGAACTCCCGCCGTATGGCGCAATGGTGATCGAGCTATGA
- a CDS encoding glycoside hydrolase family 97 protein has product MKPFAILSGLTLLLAAPAALAEEVVTSPDGTISVTVDVNGEGRPFYRVAKSGEPVLTDSRLGFLLADQDKLERRLAVVGAARASYDETWEQPWGEQRFVRDHHNELTVRFEEESDEKRKFGVVFRIFDDAVAFRYLFDDTSVGETLHIAEELTEFNIAQDGTAWWIPGGEWNRYEYLYEKTPISAVSVAHTPLTFRMESGTHVALHEAALVDFAGMWVKRTTGTNFRATLAPTGSTPARAVRNVPFATPWRTIRISDDAAGLAESLVELNLNEPNKLGDVNWFTPHKYVGVWWSLHLDEETWGSGPKHGAKTANVKRYIDFAAEHGFEGVLVEGWNIGWDGNWFFNGADFSFTEAYPDYDFEELARYAAEKGVPIVGHHETSGDVGNYESQLSAGLDLMAARGVKTIKSGYVTDACNLRYVHPDGRETRECTESQVMQRHHLKVVTEAAKRKIAMNPHEPVKDTGLRRTYPNWVSREGARGMEFAAWGVPTNGPSHVPTLVFTRMLSGPMDYTPGVLSLQGRGQPLEMTMARALAEYVLIYSPIQMVADLPEHYAEHPEPFQFIKDVPADWSESRILDAAVGEYVVTARKDRNSDEWFVGGGADEQGRDARVSLDFLDPGKSYRAEIYRDGPTSDYRGDARFEIVIEDRTVTSADVLDLRMAPGGGFAIRLIPTGG; this is encoded by the coding sequence ATGAAACCCTTCGCAATCCTCTCCGGCCTCACCCTGCTGTTAGCCGCGCCCGCCGCATTGGCCGAAGAAGTGGTCACCTCCCCCGATGGAACCATCAGCGTCACCGTGGACGTGAATGGCGAAGGGCGGCCGTTCTATCGCGTCGCCAAGAGCGGCGAACCGGTGCTGACCGACAGCCGCCTGGGCTTCTTGCTGGCCGATCAGGACAAGCTGGAGCGCCGCCTTGCCGTGGTCGGTGCCGCTCGCGCCAGTTACGACGAGACTTGGGAGCAACCGTGGGGCGAGCAGCGCTTCGTACGCGACCATCACAACGAGCTTACCGTGCGCTTCGAGGAGGAGAGCGACGAGAAGCGTAAGTTCGGCGTCGTCTTCCGCATCTTCGACGATGCAGTGGCCTTCCGTTACCTGTTCGACGACACGAGCGTCGGCGAGACCTTGCACATCGCGGAGGAGCTGACCGAGTTCAACATCGCGCAGGACGGGACCGCTTGGTGGATCCCCGGCGGAGAGTGGAACCGCTACGAATATCTCTACGAAAAGACGCCGATTTCCGCCGTGTCGGTCGCGCATACGCCGCTCACGTTCCGCATGGAGAGCGGCACGCATGTCGCGCTGCACGAGGCGGCGCTGGTCGACTTTGCCGGCATGTGGGTGAAGCGCACCACCGGCACGAACTTCCGCGCGACGCTCGCCCCGACAGGCAGCACGCCCGCGCGCGCGGTGCGCAATGTGCCTTTTGCGACGCCCTGGCGCACGATCCGCATTTCGGACGATGCCGCGGGACTCGCCGAAAGCTTGGTCGAGCTCAACCTCAACGAGCCCAACAAGCTGGGCGACGTCAACTGGTTCACGCCGCACAAATATGTCGGCGTCTGGTGGTCGCTCCATCTCGACGAGGAAACCTGGGGCTCCGGCCCGAAACACGGCGCGAAGACCGCGAACGTCAAACGCTATATCGATTTTGCGGCCGAGCATGGTTTCGAAGGCGTCCTGGTCGAGGGCTGGAACATCGGCTGGGACGGCAACTGGTTCTTCAACGGGGCCGATTTCAGCTTCACCGAAGCCTATCCCGACTATGACTTTGAAGAGCTGGCCCGCTACGCCGCGGAAAAGGGCGTGCCGATCGTCGGCCACCATGAGACCAGCGGCGATGTTGGCAATTACGAAAGCCAGCTTTCTGCCGGACTCGACCTGATGGCAGCGCGCGGGGTGAAGACGATCAAGAGCGGTTATGTCACCGATGCTTGCAATCTGCGCTACGTCCATCCCGATGGCCGCGAGACGCGCGAATGCACCGAAAGCCAGGTGATGCAGCGCCACCACCTCAAGGTCGTGACCGAGGCGGCCAAGCGGAAGATCGCGATGAACCCGCACGAGCCGGTCAAGGATACCGGCCTGCGACGCACCTATCCGAACTGGGTCAGCCGCGAAGGCGCGCGGGGCATGGAATTCGCCGCCTGGGGCGTTCCGACCAACGGACCGAGCCATGTGCCGACGCTGGTGTTCACGCGTATGCTGTCCGGCCCGATGGATTACACGCCTGGCGTCCTCAGCCTGCAGGGACGCGGCCAGCCGCTCGAAATGACGATGGCACGGGCGTTGGCCGAATATGTACTGATCTATTCGCCGATCCAGATGGTCGCCGACCTGCCCGAACACTATGCCGAGCATCCCGAGCCCTTCCAGTTCATCAAGGACGTTCCCGCCGACTGGTCGGAAAGCCGTATTCTCGACGCCGCCGTGGGTGAATATGTCGTCACCGCGCGCAAGGACCGGAACAGCGATGAATGGTTCGTGGGCGGCGGCGCGGACGAGCAGGGGCGTGACGCCCGGGTTTCGCTCGACTTCCTCGATCCCGGAAAGTCCTATCGCGCCGAAATCTACCGCGACGGCCCGACCTCTGACTATCGCGGCGATGCGCGGTTCGAGATCGTGATCGAAGACCGGACCGTCACATCCGCAGACGTGCTAGACTTGCGCATGGCGCCGGGTGGCGGCTTCGCGATCAGGCTGATACCCACTGGCGGGTGA